A window of the Arenibacter algicola genome harbors these coding sequences:
- the porM gene encoding type IX secretion system motor protein PorM/GldM, whose product MAGGKATPRQKMINLMYLIFIAMLALNMGKEVLSAFGLMNEKLEASNIKTTENNTAFLSGLETKASENAEKFGPLLEDARKIKELSAEYYQYLENLKKEMMADVEDPKDYQVMDKTDYLDQRFFQGDQLGADGKEFLDRLVNYRTQIAAVMPKELESVKSSVNSRFETGDDNGKVTKRDGSKQDWLNYNFEGYPLVASLTKITSLQADIKATEEDALKAMLQGQLSSEVSMTNYTTLLEQEKSAFYAGEKFAGNIVLGRKDATTKPNEVNLTLDGRKLSEGTDYVIEDGKVRLTVSAGSAGDHKIEGNLVFMQDGERTEVPVSSTFATITKPNAAVISADKMNVVYRGVSNPITISIPGIPDNNVSASAPGLSKQSGSKYAMNPGTGRTVSITASGKLPDGQMIKTSSEFRIKDIPRPSGSVRGESGSAKMGKNNLEISTIGALLEDFDFDLNLAVSGFKFKVPGQPTVDVNGNKLDARAKSALKRASRGDAVQIFDIEAYITNNKSYKLKKVSPVVVEITN is encoded by the coding sequence ATGGCAGGAGGAAAAGCAACACCACGTCAGAAGATGATCAACCTAATGTACTTGATCTTCATCGCGATGTTGGCCTTAAATATGGGAAAAGAAGTTCTATCGGCTTTCGGTCTTATGAACGAAAAGTTAGAAGCTTCTAACATAAAAACCACGGAAAACAATACGGCTTTCCTAAGTGGTCTTGAAACCAAAGCATCTGAAAATGCTGAGAAATTTGGCCCTCTTTTGGAGGATGCCAGGAAAATAAAGGAATTGTCTGCTGAGTATTACCAATACTTGGAAAACTTGAAAAAGGAGATGATGGCCGATGTTGAGGATCCAAAAGATTATCAAGTTATGGACAAGACCGATTATTTGGATCAACGTTTTTTCCAAGGAGACCAACTTGGAGCGGATGGTAAAGAGTTCTTGGATCGCTTGGTAAACTATCGTACCCAGATCGCTGCAGTAATGCCTAAGGAATTGGAGTCTGTAAAGTCTTCTGTAAATTCTAGGTTCGAAACTGGAGATGATAATGGTAAGGTTACTAAAAGGGATGGTTCCAAACAAGATTGGTTGAACTATAACTTTGAAGGTTATCCTTTGGTTGCTTCTTTGACCAAGATCACTTCACTTCAGGCCGATATTAAGGCTACCGAGGAAGATGCTTTAAAAGCTATGCTTCAAGGACAGTTGAGCAGTGAGGTTTCCATGACCAATTATACCACTTTGTTGGAGCAAGAAAAATCTGCTTTTTATGCAGGTGAAAAATTTGCAGGAAATATTGTATTGGGTCGTAAAGATGCTACTACAAAACCTAACGAAGTTAACTTGACCCTAGATGGTAGAAAATTAAGTGAAGGTACCGATTATGTAATCGAGGACGGTAAGGTAAGGTTGACCGTAAGTGCTGGAAGTGCTGGTGATCATAAGATTGAAGGTAACTTGGTGTTTATGCAGGATGGAGAGCGTACAGAAGTGCCAGTATCCTCTACATTTGCCACTATTACCAAGCCCAATGCAGCTGTAATTTCTGCTGATAAAATGAATGTTGTTTATCGTGGTGTTTCCAACCCTATAACCATATCCATTCCTGGTATTCCGGATAACAATGTATCCGCATCCGCTCCAGGACTTAGTAAGCAGAGTGGAAGTAAATACGCTATGAATCCTGGTACAGGAAGAACTGTTTCTATAACTGCTTCCGGTAAATTGCCTGATGGTCAAATGATCAAAACTTCATCCGAGTTTAGGATTAAGGATATTCCAAGACCTTCAGGTTCTGTAAGAGGAGAATCCGGAAGTGCTAAAATGGGTAAAAACAACCTAGAGATATCTACTATTGGAGCTCTATTGGAAGACTTTGATTTTGATCTTAACCTTGCGGTTAGTGGATTTAAATTTAAAGTTCCAGGACAGCCAACGGTAGATGTTAATGGTAACAAATTGGACGCTAGAGCCAAGTCTGCCCTTAAAAGAGCAAGCCGAGGTGATGCCGTACAGATTTTCGATATCGAAGCGTATATTACAAATAACAAAAGCTATAAGCTTAAAAAGGTATCTCCTGTTGTTGTGGAGATTACAAACTAG
- the porL gene encoding type IX secretion system motor protein PorL/GldL encodes MAQSKSTKKLFNMAYGLGASVVIIGALFKILHWQFGPLTGGLLLAIGLITEALIFAISAFEPVDDEYDWSLVYPELNGGAASGKSNSKAEMKEAEASLSKKLDDLLKEAGVDANLMESLGSSIRNFEGAAKGIAPTVDAMESTKKYSDEMVQAAAQMESLNSLYKVQLESASRQASINEEVVQNSSALKEQMESLATNLSSLNGVYGGMLSAMNRN; translated from the coding sequence ATGGCACAGTCAAAATCAACTAAGAAATTATTTAACATGGCCTACGGCCTTGGTGCATCTGTAGTAATTATAGGAGCATTGTTTAAGATCCTTCACTGGCAATTTGGCCCACTTACGGGAGGATTGTTATTGGCAATCGGTCTTATTACCGAAGCATTAATTTTTGCTATCAGTGCATTTGAACCAGTAGATGACGAATACGATTGGTCATTGGTGTACCCGGAATTAAACGGAGGTGCTGCTTCTGGAAAATCCAATTCCAAAGCTGAAATGAAAGAGGCAGAAGCTTCTTTATCCAAAAAATTGGATGATTTGTTAAAAGAAGCCGGTGTAGATGCCAACCTTATGGAAAGTCTTGGATCTAGCATTAGAAACTTTGAAGGTGCTGCCAAAGGTATAGCTCCAACTGTTGATGCTATGGAATCTACTAAGAAGTATTCTGATGAAATGGTACAGGCTGCCGCTCAAATGGAATCTTTGAACAGTCTTTACAAAGTACAATTGGAAAGTGCAAGCAGACAAGCTTCTATCAACGAGGAAGTGGTACAGAATTCTAGCGCCCTTAAAGAGCAAATGGAATCTTTGGCTACCAACCTTTCTTCATTGAACGGAGTTTACGGTGGTATGTTATCTGCAATGAATAGAAACTAA
- the porK gene encoding T9SS ring complex lipoprotein PorK/GldK codes for MKKLLLSSIAFVFLLSSCGSKTKGELVGAQGKKWYPEKPYGMELIPRGAFIMGKSEEDQAKVLNAPTKTVTVRSFYMDDTEITNSEYRQFVEWVKDSIARTRLAILADELGLGPEDGGIGDYAFKDADTTRLSAYDKYMLNNYAGMGETGYEGRALDRKQNLIWDTSKYPDEYYAEVMDSLYISQEESYNGQRHVDVTKLKYKYTWMDIEAAARAKKGSRKNFIKQEELEIYPDTTVWIKDFSYSYNEPMHNDYFWHDAYSDYPVVGVTWQQAQAFCNWRTKFKNDDQKSRGKQFVNRFRLPTEAEWEYAARGGIEGGTYPWGGPYVISDTGCFMANFKPQRGDYAADQALYTVEAKAYEPNDYNLYNMAGNVSEWTNSSYDPNSYEYVSTMNPNAESTQNARKVIRGGSWKDVAYFLQVSTRDYEYQDSARSYIGFRTVQDYMGEEDSTN; via the coding sequence ATGAAGAAGCTATTGTTGTCATCTATAGCATTTGTTTTTTTACTCTCAAGTTGTGGGTCCAAAACAAAAGGAGAGCTGGTCGGAGCTCAAGGAAAAAAATGGTATCCCGAAAAACCCTATGGTATGGAATTGATTCCTAGAGGAGCATTCATCATGGGTAAGAGTGAGGAAGATCAGGCTAAGGTACTAAACGCCCCGACAAAGACTGTAACTGTTCGATCTTTCTACATGGATGATACTGAAATTACGAATAGTGAATATCGTCAATTTGTAGAATGGGTAAAAGACTCCATTGCAAGAACCCGTTTGGCTATTTTGGCCGATGAGTTGGGCTTGGGACCTGAAGATGGAGGTATAGGGGACTATGCCTTTAAGGATGCCGATACCACAAGATTGTCTGCCTACGATAAGTACATGTTGAACAATTATGCAGGTATGGGAGAAACAGGCTACGAAGGTAGGGCATTGGACAGAAAACAGAACTTAATCTGGGATACATCCAAATATCCGGACGAGTATTATGCCGAGGTAATGGATTCATTGTATATTTCCCAAGAGGAATCCTATAATGGCCAACGCCATGTAGATGTTACCAAATTGAAATACAAATATACCTGGATGGATATTGAGGCTGCGGCCCGTGCCAAAAAGGGAAGTAGAAAGAATTTTATAAAACAGGAAGAACTTGAAATTTATCCGGATACTACGGTATGGATAAAGGATTTCTCCTACTCCTATAATGAGCCAATGCACAATGATTATTTCTGGCACGATGCTTATAGTGACTACCCTGTAGTTGGGGTTACATGGCAACAGGCACAGGCCTTTTGTAACTGGAGGACCAAGTTCAAGAACGATGATCAAAAAAGTAGGGGCAAGCAATTTGTCAACCGCTTTAGATTACCTACCGAAGCGGAATGGGAATATGCTGCAAGAGGAGGTATAGAAGGAGGAACTTACCCTTGGGGTGGACCGTATGTAATTAGTGATACCGGGTGTTTTATGGCCAACTTTAAACCACAACGTGGGGATTACGCGGCAGATCAAGCCTTGTATACAGTAGAGGCAAAGGCCTATGAGCCCAACGATTATAACCTTTACAATATGGCAGGTAACGTTTCCGAATGGACCAATAGTAGCTATGACCCAAATTCCTATGAATATGTGTCCACTATGAACCCCAATGCGGAATCTACCCAAAACGCAAGAAAAGTTATAAGAGGTGGATCTTGGAAAGATGTTGCTTATTTCCTACAGGTAAGCACCAGGGATTACGAATACCAGGATTCGGCACGTAGTTATATCGGTTTTAGAACCGTACAGGATTACATGGGAGAGGAAGACTCTACCAATTAA
- a CDS encoding formimidoylglutamase, producing MAFDFLVPVSDRVLAHCELLPAQALGKHIYMHTARHGLPVLANVSVAILGVNESRNAFEKKPERLDISEIRLQLYNLMMGNWNSSIIDLGDIEEGETVEDTYFVVKEIVAGLLEENIIPIVIGATQDITYPTYRAFDGLKNMVNLVSIDSRFDFGMDEDLISSHSYMSKIITEKPNNLFNFSNIGYQSYFNSQEELDLMERLFFDSYRLGELISNITLAEPVLRNAHVVSLDARAIRAADIGYSRNFSPNGFTGREICAIARYAGISDNVSVFGIYECENSNQSFQLVAQIIWYFIEGLNFRIQETPNSNSNDFTKYTVPTEDESLIFYKSHLSERWWVEVPSILTSHTKTNSPALLPCTELDYLDACNQNIPERWFKAYKKGFN from the coding sequence ATGGCATTCGATTTTTTAGTACCCGTAAGTGACAGGGTATTGGCCCACTGCGAATTACTTCCGGCCCAAGCATTGGGGAAACACATATATATGCACACTGCACGGCATGGTCTTCCGGTGCTGGCAAATGTAAGTGTAGCTATATTAGGGGTCAATGAATCTAGAAATGCTTTTGAGAAAAAACCGGAGCGCCTGGATATTTCCGAAATTAGACTACAGTTGTATAATTTGATGATGGGGAACTGGAATTCCTCCATCATAGATTTGGGAGATATTGAAGAGGGGGAGACTGTAGAGGATACCTATTTTGTGGTAAAGGAAATAGTTGCCGGCCTACTGGAAGAGAATATTATCCCCATTGTCATTGGTGCAACACAAGACATTACCTATCCTACATACAGGGCCTTTGACGGTCTTAAAAATATGGTTAATCTAGTGTCCATAGACAGTAGGTTCGACTTTGGGATGGACGAAGATCTTATTTCTTCCCATTCCTATATGAGTAAAATAATTACCGAAAAGCCTAATAATTTATTTAATTTCTCCAATATTGGCTATCAAAGTTATTTTAATTCCCAAGAAGAATTGGACCTAATGGAGCGTCTTTTCTTTGATTCCTATAGGTTGGGTGAATTAATTTCCAATATAACCTTGGCGGAGCCGGTGCTACGGAATGCCCATGTGGTTAGTTTGGATGCACGTGCCATACGTGCGGCAGATATAGGGTATTCCAGAAACTTTTCTCCCAATGGTTTTACCGGAAGGGAAATCTGTGCCATAGCAAGATATGCCGGAATTAGTGACAATGTATCGGTTTTTGGGATATACGAATGCGAAAATAGCAATCAATCCTTTCAACTTGTTGCCCAAATAATATGGTATTTTATAGAGGGCCTAAACTTTAGGATCCAAGAGACTCCCAATAGTAATAGTAACGACTTCACCAAGTATACCGTACCTACGGAAGATGAGTCCCTTATCTTTTATAAAAGCCATCTCAGCGAAAGATGGTGGGTAGAGGTACCTTCAATTTTAACTTCACATACTAAAACAAATTCACCCGCGTTATTACCATGCACTGAATTGGATTATCTGGATGCATGTAATCAAAATATTCCTGAGCGGTGGTTTAAAGCCTACAAAAAAGGGTTTAATTGA
- the topA gene encoding type I DNA topoisomerase — protein MAKNLVIVESPAKAKTIEKFLGKEYKVESSFGHIADLPSKELGVDVDNNFAPKYIVDKDKKALVKKLKDLADKADTIWLASDEDREGEAISWHLAEELKLDKNKTKRIVFNSITKSAIQKAIENPREINYDLVNAQQARRILDRLVGYELSPVLWKKIKPGLSAGRVQSVAVRLIVEREREIEAFNPEAAFKISAEFKTNEGSIFTAKLNKTYVSQKEAEAFLKENIGANFSVASLDKKPAKKSPAAPFTTSTLQQEASRKLYFSVSRTMQVAQRLYEAGLITYMRTDSVNLSKDAIDAAKDAIISNYGKEYSKVRNFTGKSKGAQEAHEAIRPTEMTNQSPSLERDQSKLYELIWKRTLASQMSDAELERTNVKIKANTHKEEFTANGEVIKFDGFLKVYLEGTDDEDISEEQEGMLPALKEGEKLHNNYITATERFSRAPYRFTEASLVKKLEELGIGRPSTYAPTISTIQNRGYVEKGTVEGTERNYVQLLLKSDKLTTKDLKENVGSDKGKMVPTDIGIIVTDFLVGHFETILDYHFTAKVEEDFDEIASGDEDWQKVLKNFYGDFHPKVLDVEENADRASGERVLGTDPKTGRQVSVRLGRFGPMVQVGTVDDEEKPLFASLLPDQSLNTISYEEAMDLFKLPRKLGVYEGEDVEANVGRFGPYIRFGKKFVSLGKDENAMEIDMDRAVELIKEKQKADAPIAIYENKEVTKGVGRFGPFIKWDGMFINVSKKYDFDTLSKQDIEEIIEAKKQKEIDKLVQEWPEEGIRIEKARWGRHSIIKGKIKVEVSKDVDATKISLKDAQELIEKKTPKKKTKAKPKAKK, from the coding sequence ATGGCAAAGAATTTAGTAATCGTAGAGTCCCCGGCTAAAGCAAAAACAATTGAGAAATTTTTAGGTAAGGAATATAAGGTAGAGTCCAGTTTTGGACATATTGCCGATTTGCCTTCCAAGGAATTAGGAGTGGATGTGGACAATAATTTTGCGCCTAAATATATTGTTGACAAGGACAAAAAGGCCCTTGTTAAAAAGCTTAAGGACTTGGCGGACAAAGCGGATACTATATGGCTTGCCAGTGATGAAGACCGTGAAGGGGAGGCAATTTCCTGGCACTTGGCAGAGGAGTTAAAATTGGACAAGAATAAAACAAAGCGGATAGTTTTTAACTCTATTACCAAATCTGCCATTCAAAAGGCGATTGAAAATCCTAGGGAAATTAATTACGATTTGGTGAACGCCCAACAGGCAAGGCGGATTTTGGACAGATTGGTGGGATACGAACTTTCCCCAGTCTTGTGGAAAAAAATTAAACCCGGTTTATCTGCGGGTAGGGTTCAATCCGTTGCGGTGAGATTAATAGTAGAAAGGGAACGGGAAATTGAAGCTTTTAATCCAGAAGCAGCCTTTAAGATATCGGCGGAGTTTAAAACCAATGAGGGTAGTATTTTTACTGCCAAGTTAAACAAGACCTATGTCAGCCAGAAAGAGGCTGAAGCTTTCTTAAAAGAAAATATTGGGGCAAATTTTTCAGTTGCCAGCCTAGATAAGAAACCTGCTAAAAAATCGCCTGCAGCACCATTTACAACTTCAACATTGCAGCAGGAAGCTTCCAGGAAATTGTATTTTTCAGTTTCAAGGACCATGCAAGTGGCACAACGCTTATATGAGGCTGGGTTAATAACCTATATGAGAACGGATAGCGTTAACCTATCCAAAGATGCCATTGATGCTGCAAAGGATGCTATTATAAGCAATTACGGTAAGGAATACAGTAAGGTCAGAAATTTTACAGGGAAATCCAAAGGAGCACAGGAGGCACATGAGGCCATCCGTCCTACGGAGATGACCAATCAGTCCCCATCATTGGAAAGGGATCAATCCAAATTATACGAACTTATATGGAAACGTACCTTGGCTTCTCAAATGAGTGATGCCGAATTGGAGCGTACCAATGTTAAAATAAAGGCCAATACCCACAAGGAAGAATTTACGGCCAACGGGGAGGTAATTAAATTTGATGGTTTCCTGAAGGTCTATTTGGAAGGTACCGATGATGAGGATATAAGTGAAGAGCAGGAAGGAATGCTTCCGGCTCTGAAAGAGGGTGAAAAACTCCACAATAATTATATAACGGCAACAGAACGTTTTTCCAGGGCACCTTATAGATTTACAGAGGCTTCCTTGGTAAAGAAATTGGAAGAACTTGGAATAGGAAGACCGTCTACCTATGCGCCTACGATTTCCACTATTCAGAATAGGGGTTACGTAGAAAAGGGAACCGTTGAAGGCACCGAAAGAAATTATGTACAGCTACTGCTGAAATCCGATAAGCTGACCACAAAGGATTTAAAGGAGAATGTGGGTTCCGATAAAGGGAAAATGGTGCCTACGGATATTGGAATAATAGTAACCGACTTTTTGGTAGGACATTTTGAGACAATTTTGGATTATCATTTTACTGCTAAAGTGGAAGAAGACTTTGATGAGATTGCTTCGGGTGATGAGGATTGGCAAAAAGTATTGAAGAATTTTTATGGGGATTTTCATCCCAAGGTTTTGGATGTGGAGGAGAATGCGGATAGGGCCAGTGGCGAGCGCGTTTTGGGGACAGATCCCAAGACGGGAAGACAGGTTTCGGTTAGATTGGGCCGTTTTGGGCCTATGGTACAGGTAGGTACCGTAGATGATGAGGAAAAACCATTGTTTGCCAGTTTGTTACCGGACCAGTCATTGAATACTATTAGCTACGAAGAAGCTATGGACCTGTTTAAATTGCCAAGAAAACTTGGGGTTTATGAAGGGGAAGATGTAGAAGCCAATGTGGGCCGATTTGGTCCTTATATAAGGTTTGGTAAAAAGTTTGTTTCTCTGGGCAAGGATGAAAATGCCATGGAGATAGACATGGATCGGGCCGTGGAACTGATCAAGGAAAAACAAAAAGCGGATGCCCCTATTGCAATTTATGAGAATAAAGAGGTTACCAAAGGGGTCGGAAGATTTGGTCCATTTATTAAATGGGACGGAATGTTCATTAATGTTAGTAAGAAATATGATTTTGATACTCTTTCAAAACAGGATATCGAAGAGATTATAGAGGCCAAAAAACAAAAAGAAATCGATAAATTGGTCCAAGAATGGCCAGAAGAAGGGATTCGAATAGAAAAGGCCAGATGGGGCAGGCATAGTATTATCAAGGGCAAGATCAAGGTGGAGGTTTCCAAGGATGTGGATGCTACCAAGATTTCCCTTAAGGATGCGCAGGAATTAATAGAGAAAAAGACACCTAAGAAAAAAACCAAAGCAAAACCTAAGGCTAAAAAATAA
- a CDS encoding LVIVD repeat-containing protein → MRRMILLLFVLTAFGFISCNDEDDGKYAEYLVAKPLKMSKADFKKAIDVIAPIPMDESGKIYVYGHYIFVNEKYEGVHVVDNSDPKAPQKIAFIKIPGNVDVSVKGNYLYADSITDLIVLDISDINNIKTVNRLENVLRDNVIFPFEVDIYEWQDIDYENDIVIGWETVKERRLIEEVQVDFSREFDVMLSNAAQNSAPTGQGGSLARFKIVNDYLYAVDSHNINVFNIEDLENPKDLDDVYAGFDIETIFNRGDQLFLGSMRGMYIYDISSPATPSLISEFEHGTACDPVVVDGDYAYVTLRGGNMCGATESGLFIVDISDITNPELVKSYPMDGPYGLGVKDEKLFVCDGASGLKVYDKSNVQDLVQLNHFKDIDTFDVIPMEDNLLMIGEEVLYQYEYLENKIKLISTFKLN, encoded by the coding sequence ATGAGAAGGATGATTCTACTTTTGTTTGTGTTGACTGCCTTTGGGTTTATTTCCTGTAATGACGAGGATGACGGTAAATATGCGGAGTACTTGGTGGCCAAACCTTTAAAGATGAGTAAGGCCGATTTTAAAAAGGCCATAGATGTTATAGCTCCTATTCCCATGGATGAATCCGGAAAAATTTATGTTTACGGCCATTATATATTTGTCAATGAGAAATATGAAGGGGTTCATGTAGTTGATAATTCCGATCCCAAAGCTCCCCAGAAAATAGCCTTTATTAAAATACCGGGCAACGTAGATGTTTCTGTAAAGGGTAATTACCTATATGCGGATAGTATTACGGATTTGATCGTATTGGATATATCGGACATCAATAATATTAAAACGGTTAACCGCTTGGAAAATGTTTTGAGGGACAACGTGATTTTTCCGTTTGAGGTAGATATTTATGAGTGGCAGGATATAGATTATGAAAATGACATTGTGATCGGATGGGAAACGGTGAAGGAGAGAAGGTTGATTGAAGAAGTGCAGGTGGATTTTTCACGTGAGTTTGATGTAATGCTGTCCAATGCCGCCCAGAATTCGGCCCCAACAGGGCAGGGCGGATCCTTGGCACGCTTTAAGATCGTAAATGATTATTTGTACGCTGTGGACAGTCATAATATAAACGTATTCAATATTGAGGATCTGGAAAACCCCAAGGATCTGGATGACGTATATGCCGGTTTTGATATTGAAACTATTTTTAACAGGGGAGACCAATTATTTTTAGGAAGTATGAGGGGGATGTATATTTATGATATTTCTTCTCCGGCCACTCCTAGCTTGATTTCCGAATTTGAACACGGTACGGCCTGTGATCCTGTTGTGGTTGATGGGGATTACGCCTATGTAACCTTAAGGGGCGGCAATATGTGCGGTGCAACGGAGAGTGGACTTTTTATTGTGGACATTTCGGATATCACCAACCCTGAATTGGTAAAGAGCTATCCTATGGACGGTCCTTATGGCCTTGGAGTAAAGGATGAAAAATTATTTGTGTGCGATGGGGCATCAGGACTTAAGGTCTATGATAAGTCCAATGTTCAGGATTTGGTACAACTTAACCATTTTAAGGATATAGATACTTTTGATGTTATTCCCATGGAGGATAATTTACTGATGATCGGGGAAGAAGTTCTATATCAATATGAGTATCTGGAGAATAAAATAAAGCTGATCAGCACATTTAAGCTTAACTAA
- the miaB gene encoding tRNA (N6-isopentenyl adenosine(37)-C2)-methylthiotransferase MiaB has translation MEKIIDESVQGTAITLAKKENSTRKLYIESYGCAMNFSDSEIVASILSNEGFSTTQELEDADLVLVNTCSIREKAELTIRKRLEKFNAVKRHRPHMKVGVLGCMAERLKTKLLEEEKIVDMVVGPDAYKDLPNLIQEVDDGRNAVNVILSKEETYGDISPVRLNSNGVTAFVSITRGCDNMCTFCVVPFTRGRERSRDPQSILQEVNDLADKGFKEITLLGQNVDSYLWYGGGLKKGFEKASEMQKATAVDFSNLLEMVALAQPKVRIRFSTSNPQDMTLDVVRVVAKYPNICNYIHLPVQSGSNRILKEMNRLHTREEYLELVRNIKEIIPDCTVSQDMITGFPTETEEDHQDTLSLMKEIKYDYGYMYAYSERPGTAAARNMKDDVPQEVKNRRLTEIIALQREHSHFRSKQQLGKTVEVLVEGSSKKSDLDWMGRNSQSFVVVFPKENYKIGDFVNVEITDCTSGTLIGRPLGLSNNN, from the coding sequence ATGGAGAAGATTATAGATGAATCCGTACAGGGAACTGCCATAACCCTTGCTAAAAAAGAAAATAGCACTAGAAAACTATACATAGAAAGCTATGGCTGTGCCATGAATTTTTCGGATAGTGAAATTGTTGCCTCCATTCTTTCAAATGAAGGCTTTAGTACGACACAGGAATTGGAAGATGCCGACTTGGTATTGGTCAACACCTGTTCTATTCGGGAAAAAGCAGAACTTACCATTCGCAAGAGGTTGGAAAAATTCAATGCCGTAAAACGGCACAGGCCGCACATGAAGGTGGGGGTTCTTGGATGCATGGCCGAAAGGCTAAAAACCAAATTGTTGGAAGAGGAGAAAATTGTGGACATGGTAGTAGGTCCGGACGCCTACAAGGACCTACCCAACCTTATCCAAGAGGTGGACGATGGCAGAAATGCCGTAAACGTTATCCTGTCCAAAGAAGAAACCTATGGGGATATATCGCCGGTACGCCTCAATTCGAATGGGGTTACCGCCTTTGTATCCATTACCCGTGGATGTGACAATATGTGTACTTTTTGTGTAGTGCCCTTTACACGTGGACGTGAACGCAGCAGGGACCCACAATCCATACTGCAGGAAGTAAACGACCTTGCCGATAAGGGGTTTAAAGAAATTACCCTATTAGGGCAAAATGTGGACAGCTACCTTTGGTACGGCGGCGGATTGAAAAAAGGATTCGAAAAAGCGTCGGAAATGCAAAAAGCCACAGCTGTTGATTTCTCGAACTTATTGGAGATGGTAGCCTTGGCGCAACCAAAAGTACGTATCCGATTTTCCACTTCCAACCCTCAGGACATGACATTGGATGTGGTTAGAGTAGTAGCAAAATATCCAAACATCTGTAATTATATTCATTTACCGGTGCAAAGTGGCAGTAACAGGATCTTAAAGGAAATGAACAGATTGCACACTAGGGAGGAATATCTTGAACTGGTGAGGAATATTAAGGAAATAATCCCAGATTGCACTGTCTCACAGGACATGATTACAGGATTCCCTACCGAAACGGAAGAAGATCATCAGGATACCCTTTCCTTAATGAAAGAGATTAAGTATGATTATGGTTATATGTACGCCTATTCGGAAAGGCCAGGGACGGCCGCAGCCAGAAATATGAAAGATGACGTACCCCAAGAGGTAAAAAATAGACGACTCACCGAAATTATTGCCCTTCAAAGGGAACACAGCCATTTTAGAAGCAAACAACAGCTTGGAAAAACAGTTGAAGTTCTAGTAGAGGGATCCTCCAAAAAATCCGATTTGGATTGGATGGGAAGGAACTCCCAAAGTTTTGTGGTGGTATTTCCAAAGGAAAACTATAAAATAGGCGATTTTGTGAATGTCGAAATTACAGATTGTACCTCCGGCACCTTAATAGGAAGGCCATTGGGGCTATCCAATAACAATTAA